The segment AGATTTTGAGACTCAAAAGTGTTGGTTTTTATGAAAATATCTAAGAAATTGGCTAAATCAATATCGTTGTTGTAATCATAATTTATTACATCGTTTACTACTAAATAAGGACTTTGCCTTAATTTGATTTTATTGAGGTTATGTAATTCTCTAATGTGAGTTCTTTTTTCTTCTTGGTTTTTATTTTTTAATGTCTTTTCAAGTTCTTCTTTTAGATTGCTGAGTGAGGTTTTTAAAGGTGTTTTAACGCTATCTAAGAGCTTCAGGTAATTGATAAAGCTATTACCTAATTGAACATCTTTAAGTTTAATATAATAGCTTAAAATTTCCTTTTTAGATTTAATGCTATTATTGAGATTTCTTATTAATTCTTTGCCGAAAATATATTCATCCAGTTTTTTACATTTATAAGTAGTCTCAAGGATATTTTTTAATTCAATTCTAATTTCACCAAAGAGGGGTTCTTCAATTTCTATATCTTTTAAGAGGTTTGTGATTTTCGAAGTGGTCTCATCATAAAAAGTGTCAAAACTTACCTCTCCAGACTTATCAATTATTTGTTGAACTTGCTTGTAATTCAAGTTAGTTTCTTGTTCTTTTAGTTTCGATTCTGTAATAAGTTTTCTACTATCTTTAATACTTTCTAAATAATCAGAAATACCGATTTTTTGAAGGTCTAAGGTTGCTAAGACTTTTAAATTAAATAGATGTGTTGTTAATTCTTCAAAAAACATAGCTTAATGTGAAACTGTTAGTTTGTAATCAAACATAATGATTATTTTTATACTCACTTAGTGAGATATTGAAAATAGTTCCTAATTTAGAAAACAGAATTAAATGATTCAGTAATGAACCGAATTAAAGAGGTTATAGAGGCGAAAGGGATTAAACAAATTTGGTTGGCTGAACAATTAGGAAAAAGCTACAATATGGTAAACTCCTACGCTCAAAATAGAAGGCAACCAAGTTTAGAAGATTTATACAAAATCGCTGAAATACTTAATGTAGATATTAAAGAGTTAATAGTTTCAAACAAGAAATAAATATGAATAAACAGCAATTAGCAGCTAAAATATGGGAATCAGCAAATCAAATGCGTTCCAAGATTGAGGCTAATGAATATAAAGATTACATTTTAGGCTTCATTTTTTACAAATACCTGTCAGATAAAGAAATACAGTTTTGCAAAAAACAAGATTTTACTGATAAGGATATAAAAGCCCTTTCTGAAGAGGAAGTTGAAACGGTAAATTACATCAAAAAGAACATAGGCTATTTTATTGCTTATGATGATTTATTCACCACTTGGATTGATTTAGCAAAAGACTTTAGTGTTGACAATGTAAGGACTGCATTGTCTGCCTTTAATCGTTCAATTAGTCCAGCTCACAAAAAACTGTTTGATGGGATTTTCAACACTTTAGAAACTGGTTTAAGTAAGCTGGGAGATACTTCTGGAAAGCAAACTAAAGCTATTAGTGAACTAATCCATTTAATAAAGGATATTCCAATGGATAGCAAGCAAAGTTATGATGTACTTGGTTTTATTTACGAATATCTTATTGAAAAATTTGCTGCTAATGCTGGAAAAAAGGCTGGAGAATTCTATACACCTCACGAAGTTTCAGTGTTGTTGTCCGAAATTGTTTCAAACCATTTAAAAGACAGAAAAGAAATTCAAATTTACGATTCATGTAGTGGTTCAGGTTCTTTATTGATTAATATTGGTAATAGTGTGGCAAAACATATTGACGACAGAAACAATATTAAATACTACGCACAAGAATTAAAAAAGAACACTTATAACCTAACAAGAATGAACTTGGTAATGCGTGATATTTTGCCAAATAACATTGTAACTCGTAATGGTGATACTTTAGAAGATGATTGGCCATATTTTGATGAAAATGATGCTGTACACACTTACGAGACACTTTATGTAGATGCAGTTGTTTCAAACCCTCCATATTCTCAAAAATGGGACCCAGCAAATAAAGATTCAGACCCAAGATATTCACGATTTGGATTGGCTCCAAAATCTAAAGCAGACTTTGCTTTCCTTTTACACGATTTATTTCACATTAAACCAGATGGTATTATGACCATTGTATTACCTCATGGTGTGTTGTTTAGAGGTGGTGAAGAAGGTACAATTCGTGAAAAATTAATAGAATCCAATCATATTGATGCCATCATTGGCTTACCACCAAGTATTTTCTTTGGAACTGGTATTCCTACTGTAGTTATTGTTTTAAAACAAAAACGTAAAAACACAGATGTCTTAATTATTGATGCATCTAAAGGTTTTATAAAAGAAGGTAAAAACAATAAGTTAAGAGCTTCGGACATTAAAAGAATTGCTGATGTAATACGTGATAGACAAACTACACCAAAATTTTCTAAAGTAATAGAACGAGATACCATTAGAGAAAATGAATACAATCTAAACATTCCAAGATATGTAGACTCTTCTGCAAACCCAGAAAGTTGGGATATTTATGCTTCTATGTTTGGTGGTATTCCTGTAAAAGAAATAGACGAGCTTGAAAAATACTGGCAAGCCTTTCCTAATTTACGAGAAGCCTTATTTTCTAAAACTTCAGAAGTTAATTCAGAATTAAAAGTGGAAGATATTAATTTGGCTATTAAAGAACAAGCTAGCGTTAAAGCATTTAAGGAAAAGTTTGATAATTCATTTAAAGATTTAGACACCTTCTTAAAACAGGAATTATTAACCAATATTGAGACCGTTAATGTTCCAAGAGAAAAAGAAGTATTGAGTAATGATATTTTTAAAAGGCTTGAAACTATAGACTTAATAGATAAATATGAAGCCTATCAATTGCTGGATAATGAATGGGAAGCTATAAAAGTAGATTTAGAAATTATACAAACTGAAGGTTTTGAATCTACAAAAATAGTAGATGCAAATATGGTGCTCAAAAAGAAAGATGGCAAAGAAGTAGAAAAACAAGAAGGTTGGAAAGGTAGAATTATGCCTTTTGAACTGGTTCAAGAAACCTACTTAAAAGAAGAGCTACAAAGCTTACAACAAAAAGAAAATCGCTTGTTAGAAATTACTTCTGAATATGAGGAAATTATTGATTCCTTTTCTGAAGAAGAAAAAGACAGTCCTGTTTTAAATGATAATAATGATGCTTTTGTAACTAAAGAAATAAATAGTGCGCTTAAAGAGATTTTTGCAGATGTAGAATCTGAAGAAATAAACACCTTAAAAAGCTATCTTGAGTTGTTAGACAATAAAGCAAGGAAACCTGAAAAAGTTGATTTTATAAACAACAATAAACAAGTGCGATGGTCCAAAATAGTAGCTAATAAAGATGGCACTTATGGTAAAGGCAATGTTAACAAATATCTATTCACATTACAATCAACATTTACATTTCCAGAAGATTCTTTTGAAAGCAAATTAGTAAAAACAGCAAAGCTTATAGCAGAAGAAAAAGACGTGAAAAAAATAGCTAAGGAAGAAAAAGCGAAACTACACTTGCTAACTAAAGAAACCATTGAAAACCTTGAAGAAAGTCAGATTTACAAGTTATTAGACCTAAAATGGGTACACCCAATTGTAACGTCTTTATATAATTTGCCAAAAACAATTATTGATGGATTGACAATGAAAGTTGTAGCACTTTCTGAAAAGTACAGTACAACCTACTCAGATGTTGCTAAAGAAATTAACAAGGCAGAAAATTCTTTGTCTAAATTAATTGATAACTTAGAAGGAAATGAGTTTGATATGAAAGGATTAAATGAATTGAAGGTTTTATTAAATAGAGAAGACTAGTATGGCAAATAAGAATAAAAATCCTGAAGTTCGTTTTAAAGGTTTTACTGAAGATTGGGAAGAAG is part of the Formosa sp. Hel1_31_208 genome and harbors:
- a CDS encoding helix-turn-helix domain-containing protein — translated: MNRIKEVIEAKGIKQIWLAEQLGKSYNMVNSYAQNRRQPSLEDLYKIAEILNVDIKELIVSNKK
- a CDS encoding type I restriction-modification system subunit M yields the protein MNKQQLAAKIWESANQMRSKIEANEYKDYILGFIFYKYLSDKEIQFCKKQDFTDKDIKALSEEEVETVNYIKKNIGYFIAYDDLFTTWIDLAKDFSVDNVRTALSAFNRSISPAHKKLFDGIFNTLETGLSKLGDTSGKQTKAISELIHLIKDIPMDSKQSYDVLGFIYEYLIEKFAANAGKKAGEFYTPHEVSVLLSEIVSNHLKDRKEIQIYDSCSGSGSLLINIGNSVAKHIDDRNNIKYYAQELKKNTYNLTRMNLVMRDILPNNIVTRNGDTLEDDWPYFDENDAVHTYETLYVDAVVSNPPYSQKWDPANKDSDPRYSRFGLAPKSKADFAFLLHDLFHIKPDGIMTIVLPHGVLFRGGEEGTIREKLIESNHIDAIIGLPPSIFFGTGIPTVVIVLKQKRKNTDVLIIDASKGFIKEGKNNKLRASDIKRIADVIRDRQTTPKFSKVIERDTIRENEYNLNIPRYVDSSANPESWDIYASMFGGIPVKEIDELEKYWQAFPNLREALFSKTSEVNSELKVEDINLAIKEQASVKAFKEKFDNSFKDLDTFLKQELLTNIETVNVPREKEVLSNDIFKRLETIDLIDKYEAYQLLDNEWEAIKVDLEIIQTEGFESTKIVDANMVLKKKDGKEVEKQEGWKGRIMPFELVQETYLKEELQSLQQKENRLLEITSEYEEIIDSFSEEEKDSPVLNDNNDAFVTKEINSALKEIFADVESEEINTLKSYLELLDNKARKPEKVDFINNNKQVRWSKIVANKDGTYGKGNVNKYLFTLQSTFTFPEDSFESKLVKTAKLIAEEKDVKKIAKEEKAKLHLLTKETIENLEESQIYKLLDLKWVHPIVTSLYNLPKTIIDGLTMKVVALSEKYSTTYSDVAKEINKAENSLSKLIDNLEGNEFDMKGLNELKVLLNRED